Sequence from the [Chlorobium] sp. 445 genome:
GTTTCCCCTGCAAGACGCTTTGCTGAAACTGTAAGTGTGGCACCAGCAGGCAGACCAATGTAAATGGATTTGACCGGCACAAACGGCACAAGTTCGTATGAGGACATAGCTTTAAGTGCCGCTTCAGGCAAATGTCCTGCATCAAATTCAGCGTAGAAGAGTTTTGTGCTACCAATCGTTTCCTCTCTTAGACGTAAATCATAAGTTTGCACAAAGGTTTGACCAGAAAACTGCTCGGTGGGTTTAGGTTGAGCGTAAAGAAGAAATGGAAACAGCGCAACGCAGCATAGCGCAAGCCTTTTCACAATAAGCACAATACGCATTAGGCAATTTTCACAGTTTGAGATAGCGTGAGAACTTTTGCTTGCAAGTTGAGCCATCCTATCATCACCCCTATGGCAAGCCAAAAGTGAACGGCAACCAATGAACCAAGCGTAAAAAATAAGGTCAAAATGACCACAAATAAACCCAAGAGTATGATGCCGTGCGCTTTACTCGTCTCATCTGGAGCGCTTACAGTGTGAGTGAGTAATGCTTTCAAAAGTTTTGCAAGAGCATAGAAAAAAACGCTGGCGCCCACAAGACCTGTCTGTACAAGTACATTGATATAGATGATGGAAACTGCTTGCGGTGTGGCATCTACGCTTGGCGCATAGATTTCAAAGAAGTAAGGAATAAATGGACCAATGCCGATAAGGGGATGATCAAGAAAAATTCTCAGTCCGACTTTAGCTTGATGGAATCTTGCAACGCGCGACACAGCAGAGATATCCGTCTCTTCAGCAAAAATTTTTGCAGAAATGCATTATCTATTGCGCTAAGCACAAACTCGCATTGCCCAGCGAATGTGATGACAAGCAGGATAGCGAGCAGTGTGAGGAGGGTTGTTTTGATAACTTGCCGAAGCGGATAGATGAGTATCGGTACAAGCAGAGCAAAAAGTATCATGCCCACCAAAGCCGATGTCGAAAAAGAAAGTAGCAGCGCCACGATATTAAGCAGAAAAATCAATTTGAGCCATTGCGGCAGCGACGAGCGTTTCTCACTCGACTGCCACTGCATGATAGCCATCACGGTCAGTGGAAGGATAATGCTAAGATATCCGCCATAGGGACCGGGCTCAAAATAAGTGGAGGCAAAGCGGACAATGCCACTCTCAAAAAAAATTCCGCGCGGCGCATCAGGGCGTTCAATAATTCTGTTGAACTGCAGTGCTTGAATTTCAAAGCTAAATAAAAAGCTAAAGAGTTGATAGAGTGCATAGAGTGCTGGAAACACTGACCCGAGTGCGGCTACTGTTAAAACTGTTCTCAACCCATTTTGCACTTCTGTAATGAAGCGAACCACTTGCCAGGCAAAAAGCATATTGAGCAACAGGTAGAGATTGATAGTAAAGCGTGAGCTATCCAGCGAACCGATGTATTTCAACTCAGGTAAATCACCAAAGTTGAGTAGTTCAATATACCCTGCAATTTCAGCGCATACGCTAATGAGAAAGAATGCTAACCCGAGCTTTTGCCACTCAGACATAGATTGATTTTCACGCATGTCCAAGAGCGAAAGCGCACCAAGCAGGAGCAAGAGCAATTGATAGGTTTTTAGACTGATACCAGCTATGGAGACATAAAGCAACTGCTGCAAAGGAATGGTGAAAACAACTGTCAGCAGTACGGCGTAGCGAAGGGTGTTCATGGGTACTGTCGCATTGCGTCCCAAATTGCTTGTGCCTGTGCGCGCCGACCGTTTAGCCATTGACGAAAAAAAGATAGGACAAGCCGCAGATAAACCAGTGGCAGAGACTGCGGATAAAACTTGCGCACAAATTTAATCCGACTGCGCGTTGTATAAAATACCGACATTGCACTCCACTTTCTCGGTGTATTACCAACGCTTTGCCCGCTTTTGTGGTAGACAATACTTTTTTCGGCATATCCTAACCTAAACTGTCCATGAGCCCGCATAGTCCAATCTAATTCCTCGAAGTAAAGAAAATACTCTTCGCTCATCAACCCGACTGTTTCTAAAAAAGCCTTTGAGACCAGCATAGATGCGCCCATGACATAATCCATTGAGGCGCAACACTGATGACGATGTTCAGACGGGAACTGCTCAAGGGGCTGATTTTCAGCGATGTGTGAGGTCAGACCGAACCACTTGTTGTAGTGTCCGCCTCCAAGCGTTTGAATCAGCGTCGGATGGTGATAGTAAAGTAGGGTTGAGCCGCAAAGTCCGATGGTCGTGTCTTGCAAGGCATGCTCAACGAGGTTCAGCAAGGCGTCGGGTGCAACAACGGTATCGCTGTTGAGAAGCCAAATGTAGTCAAAGTCGCCTTTGGCAAGTGCATAGCGTAAGCCAATGTTATTGCCAGCAGCAAAGCCACGGTTCTCACCAGTTTGAATGAAGATGAGTTTTGCATCGTGTTCATCTGCGCTGAGTGCAGACTCAACATCGGCGCAAGTGTACTCACAGTAAGTGATTGGTTTGTCAATTGGTGGGTAAGAATATGAACGCAGTGCGTTGTGCGGTGGTGTCCACACCGAAAGCCGCCCGGTTGCCCATTGCTGAATGTGCCAAAGCGAATCATCGGTTGAGCCATTATCACACACAATGACACGATAGTGTGGATAGTGCAGGCGAAAGACACTCTCCAAGCACTCAATCGTATCTTGCCAGCCATTCCAGTTCAGCAGCAGAATATAGACTTTTGGAAGGCTATCGTGATTTAATCGGCTGTGATACATTGCTCAAATTTTTTTACAGCACTCTCCCAAGTAAATCGTTGGATATACTGATGTCCATTCATTGCAAGTTGAATACGGAGTTGCGGATTTTCAATGAGCTGCAAGATATTTGCTGCCAGTGCCTCAGGCTTTCGAGGTGGAGAGAGTAAAGCCGTCTGCTGATGAATGCCGTAATCAGTGTGACCACCAATCTGTGTCAGACAGACAGCTGCACCGCATTGCATGGCTTCAGCAGGTGGTAAAGCCATACCTTCTACCCAACTTGGACTAACAAAAATTGCTGATGCGTTGTAGAGCTCACATAACTGACGCTGTGGCGGGTTTTGGACATACTCTATCCACGCAGGTAGATTGGGTGGCGCATTGGGTGTGCCAAAAAGACGCACAGTAAGTGTATCAACAGTTTGTTTAACGATGTTCAGTGCGGCAAGACCATCTGCTGAGCCCTTCCAGGGCATCGTATGATACATCATGATAACCGTTGTGGGCGAGCGTCTGTCAATAGGGTGCATAAGTGAAAAGTAGCCATCTTGATAATCCACACCCTGCGATACCCAACAAGCGCTTTCACCTCTGGAAGCCAAGAACGTCTGTAGCCACTTTCCCGTAACTAATTTTTTTAGGGGTAATTTCCATGTGGCTTGTGCGCGCTGTGATAAGACGGGGTCGCTGGTAAAGGCGGATTCATCGTTTTGAATTAAATAAAATTTTCGACCTTTAGAGTCAGGATAAGCAGCTGCCCATTCGGCACTCTCCCAAGCTGTAGCAATCACCACATCTGCGTCAGGAATCCAACGCACATCCAAACTCGGTCTCCAAAGCAGTCTTACGCTTTGTGCAAGTCGTATCCATTGATCGGGCTTGTAGCCGCCTTTGTAGCCCAGACTTCTCAAAAGAAAAAGTAGAGCGCGCTTTATCTTATGCTGACTTGTAGCTTGCCTGTCGTAAGGCACGTTGCCAGTTGCTGCAACAAGTGTTACACAATGCCCTCTTTGCGCAAGCCGATTCGCGTATTCTATCACAACTTTCAAACCACCTACGGGATTATAGAGCGGCATTGGGCACAAAAAGGTAATCTTCATCTTGCCACACGAGACCAACGATGAGTATTCTTCGGTAATGAAAACCACAAATACAAAGCTGTAATGATGGCTTCACCTAAAAGAGTGGATGCTGCTGCAGCAAGCGTGCCATATGCTCTAACCAGCAAAAGCGATAGCATAATGCTTGCCAGCGATCCCGTTAAGCAACCTGTCATCACTGCCGTGTCTTGTTTATTCACAATTAGTGTGTAGGCATAAATTTGACCAATAAAGTTGATAAACTTTGCGCATGCAAGAAACACAAGTGGAAAAGACCCACCAGCAAATTCTGCCCCAAAGAGCACATCATAGATGATGGAACTCGAGAGTATCAACGCGCCTGTGGGCACAATGCCAATTGCAACGAAGAGCCATAGCATGTTGCGGCGCTCTCTGTTGAATACTGCTTCACCTGCTGCATGGCACTCGACAAAACGCGGCAAGAGTAAATTATAGAAACTACTAAAAACCATGTCCAATGCCCCAGCGATGATGAGCGCGCTACGATAAGCGCCAATTGCTTG
This genomic interval carries:
- a CDS encoding glycosyl transferase yields the protein MYHSRLNHDSLPKVYILLLNWNGWQDTIECLESVFRLHYPHYRVIVCDNGSTDDSLWHIQQWATGRLSVWTPPHNALRSYSYPPIDKPITYCEYTCADVESALSADEHDAKLIFIQTGENRGFAAGNNIGLRYALAKGDFDYIWLLNSDTVVAPDALLNLVEHALQDTTIGLCGSTLLYYHHPTLIQTLGGGHYNKWFGLTSHIAENQPLEQFPSEHRHQCCASMDYVMGASMLVSKAFLETVGLMSEEYFLYFEELDWTMRAHGQFRLGYAEKSIVYHKSGQSVGNTPRKWSAMSVFYTTRSRIKFVRKFYPQSLPLVYLRLVLSFFRQWLNGRRAQAQAIWDAMRQYP